A stretch of Vibrio sp. B1FLJ16 DNA encodes these proteins:
- a CDS encoding glutaredoxin, whose protein sequence is MTQPIKITLYRWAGSWGPFKVNIPCGECTLTHDILTDTFKNELSDVPIELEVKDWLSHWWEPLKAGAWHAPILIVEGKVVSQGEALNRGVLVQSVISEWVKRDQITGNIIYGKETCPYCSKAKQMLDDAGIAHRYYDVVKDSAALYRMIPEVKAIIGEKTPVTVPQIWLDGEYVGGADNLEKWLAARGLDQVPNNVVEIPSQSA, encoded by the coding sequence ATGACACAACCAATCAAAATTACACTCTATCGTTGGGCCGGAAGCTGGGGACCTTTTAAGGTGAACATTCCTTGTGGCGAATGCACGCTCACTCACGACATTTTAACCGATACCTTCAAAAATGAATTATCGGACGTTCCGATAGAGCTGGAAGTAAAAGACTGGTTGTCGCACTGGTGGGAACCGTTAAAAGCCGGAGCGTGGCACGCTCCAATCCTGATTGTAGAAGGTAAAGTAGTGAGTCAGGGAGAAGCTCTAAACCGAGGTGTATTAGTCCAATCCGTTATTTCCGAATGGGTAAAGCGCGATCAGATTACAGGCAACATCATCTATGGCAAGGAGACCTGCCCCTACTGTAGCAAAGCTAAACAAATGCTAGATGACGCTGGTATAGCGCATCGGTACTACGATGTGGTGAAAGACAGTGCAGCTCTTTACAGGATGATCCCGGAAGTAAAAGCAATCATCGGTGAGAAAACGCCAGTCACTGTGCCACAAATTTGGCTTGACGGTGAATACGTTGGGGGCGCAGATAATCTGGAAAAGTGGTTAGCAGCAAGGGGGCTGGATCAAGTCCCGAATAATGTAGTTGAAATACCAAGCCAGTCCGCCTAG
- a CDS encoding porin translates to MKKAALTTAILTALVTAPSFAATVYKNEGTELKVGGRVEFRGDFIGSGGAEVEGSMKDKSRARVNLKGKTDIGNGLSAFGVYEAEQDTGKSEFKNRYMYAGVNTDSGAFSVGRQDMAAVIISDMTDITEFSGVQQVIDSSSDKQNSVFAYRGEFDALQLQATYQANSGDNEDKYGISGIYSLPMGLDLGLAYSGGDIDADNSEDQILGGIAYSLDDLYLAGTYSQGQLDDSEDFTAYELVASYKVASQVTLAALYTYQENDPNNGGAYDAVDGIELVGYYKLNSNFRTYLSYYLNQLDEEKNEDGKVVEGEDTLRLGVRYDF, encoded by the coding sequence ATGAAAAAGGCAGCACTCACTACTGCAATTCTTACAGCATTGGTAACAGCACCATCATTCGCAGCAACGGTTTACAAAAACGAAGGTACCGAGCTAAAAGTTGGTGGTCGCGTTGAATTCCGTGGCGACTTTATCGGTTCTGGCGGCGCTGAAGTTGAAGGTTCAATGAAAGATAAGAGCCGTGCTCGCGTTAATCTGAAAGGTAAAACGGACATCGGTAACGGCCTGTCAGCATTTGGAGTATATGAAGCTGAACAAGACACTGGTAAGAGTGAGTTTAAAAACCGTTACATGTACGCTGGTGTAAATACAGACTCAGGTGCATTCTCGGTCGGCCGTCAGGACATGGCTGCTGTGATCATCTCTGACATGACGGATATCACGGAGTTTTCAGGCGTTCAACAAGTGATTGATTCATCTTCTGATAAGCAAAACAGCGTGTTTGCATACCGTGGTGAATTTGATGCGCTGCAGCTACAAGCGACTTACCAGGCAAACTCTGGTGATAACGAAGACAAGTACGGTATTTCTGGTATCTATTCTCTGCCGATGGGTCTGGATTTAGGCCTTGCATACTCAGGCGGAGATATCGACGCAGACAACTCTGAAGACCAAATCCTTGGCGGTATTGCGTACTCACTGGATGATCTCTACCTTGCTGGTACATACTCACAAGGTCAGTTGGACGATTCTGAAGACTTCACGGCTTACGAACTAGTAGCAAGCTACAAAGTTGCTAGCCAGGTAACTTTAGCGGCGCTTTATACTTACCAGGAAAACGACCCAAACAACGGTGGTGCATACGATGCTGTTGATGGTATCGAGCTTGTTGGCTACTACAAACTAAACAGTAACTTCCGTACTTACCTTTCTTACTACCTGAACCAGCTTGATGAAGAGAAAAATGAAGATGGTAAAGTAGTTGAAGGTGAAGACACACTGCGTCTTGGCGTACGCTACGATTTCTAA
- a CDS encoding fumarylacetoacetate hydrolase family protein, producing the protein MKVVQVEDRKVEVGKVVCVGRNYVEHIHELDNAIPDQMVVFNKPSTSVSATLQSFHQEPLHYEAEICFLIKDGQYSAVGLGLDLTKRGLQAKLKQQGLPWERAKAFDGSVVFSRFVSLEGIDINDLNLELLINCVHVQKGHVKQMLYPPLTILEELGSYTTLQSGDVVMTGTPQGVGEVHQGDVFLGRLKCGDVTLLETEWVAN; encoded by the coding sequence ATGAAAGTAGTTCAAGTTGAAGATAGGAAAGTTGAAGTGGGTAAGGTGGTGTGTGTCGGGCGTAACTACGTTGAGCACATACATGAACTGGATAATGCGATACCGGATCAGATGGTCGTGTTTAATAAGCCTTCAACCTCCGTCTCGGCGACTTTACAGTCCTTCCATCAGGAGCCTCTGCATTATGAAGCTGAAATCTGTTTTTTAATTAAAGATGGCCAGTACTCGGCAGTTGGTCTGGGACTTGACCTGACCAAGCGAGGCTTGCAGGCGAAACTGAAACAGCAGGGACTACCGTGGGAACGCGCAAAAGCATTTGATGGATCGGTTGTTTTCAGCCGCTTTGTCTCTCTTGAAGGTATTGATATTAATGACCTGAACCTAGAGCTTCTAATTAACTGTGTTCACGTGCAGAAAGGTCATGTGAAGCAGATGCTATATCCGCCGTTGACCATTCTGGAAGAGCTCGGCAGTTACACGACATTGCAAAGCGGTGATGTGGTAATGACAGGAACACCTCAAGGTGTCGGGGAAGTCCACCAAGGTGACGTCTTTCTAGGCCGTTTGAAATGTGGCGACGTCACTCTGCTGGAAACGGAGTGGGTGGCGAATTAA
- a CDS encoding AzlD domain-containing protein, which produces MIMLSILLMTALVFTSRYLFLEPKLPVRLGTRTQNILSYASPTVLTAIWAPIVFIPEGELGLSLQNPFLLAAIIAAVIAYLTKNVLLTTVVSMVAFLILRVAL; this is translated from the coding sequence ATGATTATGTTGTCCATCTTGCTTATGACGGCGCTCGTCTTTACCAGCCGATACCTGTTTCTTGAGCCAAAACTGCCAGTTCGATTGGGTACACGCACCCAAAACATCCTGAGTTACGCTAGCCCTACGGTACTGACCGCAATTTGGGCACCCATCGTATTTATTCCCGAAGGTGAACTTGGTCTGAGCTTGCAAAATCCATTTTTGCTCGCTGCCATTATCGCGGCAGTTATCGCTTATCTGACAAAGAACGTTTTACTCACCACGGTAGTGAGTATGGTCGCGTTCCTTATCTTAAGAGTGGCGCTTTAA
- a CDS encoding AzlC family ABC transporter permease — MDNTLPLEEEPKASLFWQGTIAMMPLSIAVLPWGLLAGSFAIDTGLHPIEGQALSAILFAGSAQLVAMGMIKAGAGLATMLLTTFFITSRHFLYSVSMRSKISPLPLRWRLSLGFLLTDELFAIVGHHSDKQFNRWYALGAGLSFYLIWNLATLTGIIAGSMIPELNEMGLEFAVAATFIAIVVPTIKNVAVLSSVVCALVSSVALSYYEVEGSLMISSILAMLTGYFVEQVVEKRQ, encoded by the coding sequence ATGGATAACACTTTGCCTTTAGAAGAAGAACCAAAAGCCTCACTGTTCTGGCAAGGCACAATAGCCATGATGCCACTTAGTATCGCAGTACTCCCATGGGGGTTGCTTGCAGGCTCATTTGCAATTGATACCGGTCTCCATCCTATTGAGGGGCAGGCCCTGTCAGCAATTCTATTTGCGGGTTCTGCTCAACTGGTCGCTATGGGGATGATCAAAGCTGGTGCAGGTCTGGCAACCATGCTTTTAACCACGTTTTTCATTACATCGAGACACTTTTTGTATAGCGTATCGATGCGCAGCAAGATCTCACCGCTTCCCCTCAGATGGAGGCTGTCACTAGGGTTCTTACTAACCGACGAGTTATTTGCCATCGTAGGTCATCACTCCGACAAACAATTTAACCGATGGTACGCACTTGGCGCGGGATTGAGTTTTTACCTGATTTGGAATCTCGCCACACTAACGGGAATCATAGCGGGTAGTATGATTCCGGAGCTTAACGAGATGGGGCTTGAGTTTGCAGTGGCGGCAACATTCATCGCTATTGTTGTACCTACGATAAAAAACGTCGCGGTACTCTCAAGTGTCGTCTGTGCTTTGGTGAGTTCAGTAGCTCTGAGTTATTACGAGGTGGAAGGAAGTTTGATGATATCGAGCATTTTAGCGATGTTAACTGGTTATTTCGTTGAACAAGTCGTGGAGAAACGCCAATGA
- a CDS encoding LysE family translocator, with amino-acid sequence MIDLVVLPVYLTAVIALLLLPGPDMLLIASSSMSYGKKVGLFASLGNATSGVILTLLAAMGVSTLIAMSPMALKVLHLLGGAYLLKMGWDCLRAQASSAPELDQMSKMASTYYQRALMSNLLNPKALVFFVMFLPQFVSSNITASSGEQMLALGLLLNVMGLLFNLLLVALAGTLGKGLIENEKFRMYQHKLMGLVFVILALWMLSNLVSG; translated from the coding sequence ATGATTGATTTAGTTGTTCTTCCTGTTTATCTCACCGCTGTTATTGCCTTATTACTGTTACCTGGCCCTGACATGTTACTGATTGCTAGCTCGAGCATGAGCTATGGTAAAAAAGTGGGTTTGTTTGCCAGCTTAGGCAATGCGACTTCTGGCGTTATTTTAACTCTGCTGGCTGCAATGGGTGTGTCGACCTTGATTGCCATGAGCCCTATGGCGCTTAAAGTACTCCACCTGTTAGGCGGTGCGTATTTATTAAAGATGGGGTGGGATTGTTTGAGAGCGCAAGCGTCTTCTGCTCCAGAGCTTGACCAGATGAGTAAGATGGCCTCAACTTACTATCAGCGAGCGTTGATGAGTAACTTGCTTAACCCGAAAGCGCTAGTCTTTTTTGTCATGTTCTTGCCTCAGTTTGTCTCAAGTAATATCACTGCGTCTTCTGGCGAACAAATGCTCGCGCTGGGTTTACTGCTCAATGTGATGGGTCTGTTGTTTAATCTGTTATTAGTTGCCTTAGCCGGTACGCTAGGTAAGGGGCTGATTGAGAATGAAAAATTCAGAATGTACCAACATAAGCTGATGGGGCTTGTGTTTGTGATACTCGCACTGTGGATGTTGAGTAACCTGGTTTCGGGGTAG
- a CDS encoding phospho-sugar mutase, which produces MTAIIDQWLARDPDPKTREELQHLVDTNAQQELNDRFGSRLAFGTAGLRGKVGAGPNRMNRLVIQETATGLGHYLIDQVKDASSRGVVIGYDGRPDSKQFAHDTASVLTALGIKVYLTHKVAATPIVAFGVRKMNAAAAVVVTASHNPPEYNGFKVYWENGAQIIPPHDSGIAAKIDEATTKPLPLMSLDDAKQKGLLVWLEDDYYQTYRRVMNENALLTPDNNTDISIAYTAMHGVGAEMAETLLSDAGFKKVASVTEQREPDGTFPTVNFPNPEEAGAMDMVMALGKSVDADIACANDPDADRFAVAVKRPDGEYQMLTGDQVGSLFGDYLLEQQPNSLVGNTIVSSRLLSSIAKAHGAEYYQTLTGFKWLTNIAMLKETEQKPFLFAYEEALGYTVGNKVWDKDGLSAIVAFSQLTGKLKAQGKTVWDKLEALYRQHGFYFNAQRSIALDPKSPPIGDKLRANPPKDIAGKKVAITEDLKTSIRCYDDGLEEAIDLPSSDVLIYHLEDQSRVIVRPSGTEPKLKCYYEVITDFPDNMNYEQAQKAAEAKMNDLINAHQNSL; this is translated from the coding sequence ATGACCGCAATAATTGATCAATGGCTAGCACGAGACCCTGACCCTAAAACTCGTGAAGAGCTGCAACACCTGGTAGACACTAATGCACAGCAAGAACTGAACGACAGATTCGGCTCACGTCTTGCGTTTGGTACCGCAGGGCTGCGCGGAAAAGTGGGCGCTGGTCCAAACCGCATGAATCGCCTGGTAATTCAGGAAACCGCGACCGGACTTGGTCACTATCTAATTGATCAGGTGAAAGATGCCAGTTCACGTGGCGTCGTCATCGGCTACGACGGTCGCCCAGACTCTAAACAGTTTGCTCACGACACGGCGTCAGTACTGACCGCACTTGGGATTAAGGTCTACCTTACTCATAAAGTCGCTGCGACTCCGATCGTTGCATTTGGTGTACGCAAAATGAATGCTGCTGCAGCTGTTGTCGTCACAGCAAGCCACAACCCGCCGGAATACAACGGCTTTAAAGTTTACTGGGAAAACGGTGCGCAAATTATCCCGCCGCATGATTCTGGTATCGCTGCAAAAATTGACGAAGCTACCACCAAGCCTTTACCTCTCATGTCATTAGACGATGCAAAACAGAAAGGTCTACTGGTCTGGCTGGAAGATGACTACTACCAAACATACCGTAGAGTTATGAATGAAAACGCGTTGCTAACGCCAGATAACAACACAGATATTTCTATTGCCTACACTGCGATGCATGGTGTGGGTGCCGAAATGGCAGAGACCCTTTTATCGGACGCCGGGTTCAAGAAAGTGGCGAGTGTAACAGAGCAGCGAGAGCCTGATGGCACCTTCCCGACCGTCAACTTCCCGAATCCGGAAGAAGCCGGTGCAATGGACATGGTGATGGCATTGGGTAAATCTGTAGATGCCGATATCGCGTGTGCTAATGACCCTGATGCAGACCGCTTTGCAGTAGCAGTGAAGCGCCCTGATGGGGAGTATCAAATGCTCACGGGTGACCAGGTTGGCTCACTGTTTGGTGACTACTTGTTAGAGCAGCAACCAAACTCGCTGGTTGGTAATACGATTGTCTCTTCTCGCCTGTTAAGCAGCATCGCTAAAGCGCATGGCGCAGAATACTACCAGACGCTGACCGGGTTTAAATGGCTGACCAATATAGCAATGCTTAAAGAAACCGAGCAAAAACCGTTCTTGTTCGCTTACGAAGAAGCATTAGGTTACACCGTTGGTAATAAAGTCTGGGACAAAGACGGTCTATCGGCAATTGTTGCTTTCTCGCAGTTAACCGGAAAACTAAAGGCACAAGGTAAAACCGTATGGGATAAGCTGGAAGCGCTTTACCGTCAGCATGGATTTTACTTCAATGCACAACGCAGTATTGCACTGGATCCAAAATCTCCGCCTATCGGTGACAAGTTGAGAGCAAATCCACCGAAGGATATCGCAGGTAAGAAAGTGGCGATAACGGAAGACCTGAAAACATCGATAAGATGTTACGACGACGGATTAGAAGAGGCGATTGATCTACCGTCAAGCGACGTGTTGATTTACCATCTTGAAGATCAATCACGTGTCATCGTTCGCCCTTCAGGTACTGAACCAAAACTAAAATGTTACTACGAAGTCATCACAGACTTCCCGGACAACATGAATTACGAGCAGGCTCAGAAAGCGGCAGAAGCGAAGATGAATGACCTTATTAACGCTCACCAGAATAGCTTGTAA
- the coxB gene encoding cytochrome c oxidase subunit II, translating into MKRLATTLALTLNVTLITFSSYGWSKDNDYNMTKGVTAISEQVYDLHMLIFYICCAIAIVVFGVMFYSIIRHRKSKGAVAAHFHESTKVEIIWTVIPIIILIAMAIPATKTLVAMEDTSQSDLTIKITGSQWKWHYNYFGEDVEFFSLLATSQKQIDGIETKGAHYLLEVDNPLVLPVNRKVRFLLTSDDVIHSWWVPDFAVKKDTIPGFINEAWTRIDEPGVYRGQCAELCGRAHGFMPVVVHAMAEDEYEQWLAVKKEEIALQKAAAQEALTQDLSMDELMTEGEAIYTARCAVCHQASGEGIPGAFPAIKGSPVATGNMAEHIGVVVNGRAGTAMQAFANQLSDKEIAAVVTYQRNAWGNDTGDTVQASDVDAFKAQNSAKEEI; encoded by the coding sequence TTGAAAAGATTAGCAACTACTCTTGCCTTAACACTGAATGTGACTTTAATCACGTTCTCCTCCTACGGTTGGTCTAAAGACAACGACTACAATATGACGAAAGGGGTCACAGCGATCAGTGAGCAAGTCTATGATTTGCATATGCTGATCTTCTATATTTGCTGTGCGATTGCCATCGTTGTTTTTGGCGTCATGTTTTATTCCATCATTCGTCATCGCAAGTCAAAAGGAGCTGTTGCTGCTCATTTCCATGAAAGTACTAAAGTGGAAATCATCTGGACGGTTATCCCGATCATCATTCTCATTGCAATGGCGATTCCCGCAACAAAAACTTTAGTTGCAATGGAAGATACTAGCCAATCGGATCTCACCATTAAAATCACGGGTTCACAGTGGAAGTGGCACTACAACTACTTTGGCGAAGATGTCGAGTTCTTCAGCCTACTCGCCACAAGTCAGAAGCAAATCGACGGAATTGAAACCAAAGGAGCGCATTATCTGCTTGAGGTTGATAATCCTCTGGTACTTCCTGTGAACCGTAAAGTTCGCTTTCTTCTCACCTCTGATGATGTGATTCATTCCTGGTGGGTCCCCGATTTTGCCGTGAAGAAAGACACCATTCCCGGCTTTATTAACGAAGCGTGGACACGTATCGATGAGCCCGGTGTATACCGAGGCCAATGCGCAGAGCTATGTGGTCGTGCCCATGGCTTCATGCCTGTCGTTGTTCATGCGATGGCTGAAGACGAGTATGAGCAGTGGTTAGCGGTTAAAAAAGAAGAAATTGCGCTGCAAAAAGCGGCAGCACAAGAAGCGCTAACCCAAGACTTATCTATGGACGAATTAATGACAGAAGGTGAAGCCATTTACACCGCGCGATGTGCGGTATGTCATCAAGCCAGTGGTGAGGGTATTCCGGGGGCATTCCCAGCAATTAAAGGCAGCCCAGTAGCGACAGGTAATATGGCTGAGCATATCGGCGTAGTTGTGAACGGCCGAGCTGGAACTGCCATGCAGGCTTTTGCTAACCAGTTGAGTGATAAAGAAATTGCAGCAGTGGTTACCTATCAACGCAATGCGTGGGGTAATGACACTGGTGACACCGTGCAAGCATCTGACGTCGATGCCTTTAAAGCACAAAACAGTGCTAAGGAGGAAATATGA
- the ctaD gene encoding cytochrome c oxidase subunit I, with the protein MSKPAERAVKSAPVEAQTSANSTITLDDDHDLHHAPTGITRWLYSTNHKDIGTLYLWFSFTMFLTGGAMAMVIRAELFQPGLQLVDPEFFNQMTTVHGLVMVFGAVMPAFTGLANWMIPMMIGAPDMALPRMNNLSFWILPFAFLILLSSLFLPGGAPNFGWTFYAPLSTTYGPDSTALFVFSVHIMGISSIMGAINVIVTIVNMRAPGMTWFKMPMFVWTWLITAFLLIAVMPVLAGAVTMVLTDKYFGTSFFDAAGGGDPVMFQHIFWFFGHPEVYIMILPSFGIISAILPAFSGKKLFGYHSMVYATCSIALLSFLVWAHHMFTTGMPVFAEIFFMYCTMLIAVPTGVKVFNWVATMWRGSLTFETPMLFAIAFIVLFTIGGFSGLMLAIVPADFQYHDTYFVVAHFHYVLVSGAVFSIMAAAYYWLPKWTGNMYDHKLSLWHFWCSIISVNVLFFPMHFLGLAGMPRRIPDYAIQFADVNQIVSIGGFAFGLSQLIFLWLVIKCIRGGEKAMAKPWERAEGLEWTVPSPAPHHTFTTPPKID; encoded by the coding sequence ATGAGTAAGCCAGCAGAAAGAGCAGTAAAGTCTGCGCCGGTAGAAGCGCAAACCTCGGCGAATTCAACCATAACGTTGGATGATGACCACGATCTTCATCATGCTCCTACAGGGATTACTCGTTGGTTGTATTCGACCAACCATAAGGATATCGGAACGCTATACCTGTGGTTTAGCTTTACGATGTTTCTCACTGGCGGGGCAATGGCAATGGTTATCCGTGCCGAATTGTTCCAGCCTGGTTTACAGTTGGTTGATCCCGAGTTCTTCAATCAGATGACAACCGTTCATGGCCTGGTGATGGTATTCGGTGCCGTTATGCCTGCATTTACCGGGTTGGCGAACTGGATGATTCCGATGATGATCGGCGCACCTGATATGGCATTGCCGAGGATGAACAACCTGAGCTTCTGGATTTTACCTTTCGCGTTCCTGATTTTATTGAGTTCACTGTTTCTGCCTGGGGGAGCGCCTAACTTTGGCTGGACGTTCTACGCGCCACTCTCTACCACCTATGGACCTGACAGTACCGCGCTGTTTGTTTTCTCAGTACATATCATGGGTATCAGTTCCATCATGGGGGCAATCAATGTCATCGTAACCATCGTCAATATGCGCGCTCCGGGCATGACCTGGTTCAAAATGCCGATGTTTGTCTGGACGTGGCTGATCACTGCTTTCCTGCTTATTGCCGTAATGCCAGTACTGGCTGGTGCGGTGACTATGGTTCTGACTGATAAGTATTTTGGTACCAGCTTCTTTGATGCGGCTGGTGGCGGTGACCCTGTCATGTTCCAGCATATTTTCTGGTTCTTCGGTCACCCAGAAGTGTACATCATGATCCTGCCGTCTTTTGGCATCATCTCTGCAATTCTCCCTGCATTCAGTGGCAAAAAGCTATTTGGTTACCACTCTATGGTGTATGCAACCTGTAGTATTGCACTGTTGTCCTTCTTAGTTTGGGCGCACCACATGTTTACCACAGGTATGCCGGTGTTTGCGGAAATCTTTTTCATGTACTGCACCATGCTGATTGCGGTACCAACGGGGGTAAAAGTATTTAACTGGGTCGCGACGATGTGGCGTGGTTCACTCACCTTTGAGACCCCAATGTTGTTTGCGATTGCGTTTATTGTTCTGTTCACCATTGGTGGATTCTCGGGACTGATGCTCGCTATTGTACCGGCTGACTTCCAGTACCATGATACCTATTTTGTCGTTGCTCATTTCCATTACGTACTGGTTTCAGGCGCGGTGTTCTCAATTATGGCGGCGGCGTATTACTGGCTTCCGAAGTGGACCGGAAATATGTATGACCACAAGCTCAGTCTGTGGCATTTCTGGTGCTCCATTATCTCCGTCAATGTGCTGTTCTTCCCGATGCATTTCTTAGGGCTCGCAGGCATGCCGAGACGAATCCCGGACTATGCGATTCAGTTTGCTGATGTAAACCAAATCGTGTCTATCGGTGGCTTTGCTTTCGGCCTGTCCCAGCTGATTTTCTTGTGGCTCGTGATTAAGTGTATCCGTGGTGGTGAGAAGGCGATGGCGAAACCTTGGGAGCGTGCAGAAGGGCTGGAATGGACAGTACCGAGTCCGGCACCGCATCATACCTTCACCACACCACCTAAAATCGACTAG
- a CDS encoding cytochrome c oxidase assembly protein — protein sequence MTKSNPSNRKLTIKLLLATVLMFGFGFALVPLYDVMCDALGINGKTSEVAAIQPKGMVPDTSRTIHVEFMAHVTPDMPWEFKPKVISMDVHPGEVVQTEYLAFNESGQKLVGQAVPSVSPGNGAAYFNKIECFCFNQQPLDGKQRAQMPLIFYIEPDVPDSIHTLTLSYTLYKLPSDGS from the coding sequence GTGACTAAGTCAAATCCATCCAACAGAAAGCTGACCATCAAGTTGCTGCTTGCGACTGTGCTCATGTTCGGCTTTGGTTTTGCACTGGTTCCTCTTTACGACGTGATGTGCGATGCATTAGGTATTAACGGCAAAACCAGTGAAGTGGCGGCTATTCAGCCGAAAGGTATGGTGCCTGACACGAGCCGGACGATACATGTAGAGTTTATGGCTCACGTGACCCCAGACATGCCATGGGAGTTTAAGCCAAAAGTCATTTCGATGGATGTGCACCCGGGAGAAGTGGTGCAAACCGAGTATCTTGCCTTTAACGAGAGCGGGCAGAAGCTTGTCGGTCAGGCGGTGCCCTCAGTTTCACCCGGTAATGGTGCGGCTTACTTTAATAAAATTGAGTGCTTCTGTTTCAATCAGCAACCTTTAGATGGTAAGCAGCGGGCACAAATGCCGCTGATTTTTTACATTGAGCCAGACGTTCCCGACTCAATACATACATTAACGCTGTCATACACGCTCTATAAACTGCCCTCGGATGGCAGTTAG
- a CDS encoding cytochrome c oxidase subunit 3 gives MSNKPATYYVPAQSSWPIIGAFALFLVALGAGMTVQGTQSDGAVGTIGHIVLAVGFLFLLYMLAGWFSNVITESLTGQYSSQITRSFRQGMSWFIFSEVMFFGAFFGALFYARMIAVPWLGGADNNFMTNEVLWPNFEATWPLTTTPGGETTQAMPWQGIPLTNTIILLLSSITLHMAHISLEQNKRTALIVWLEITIVLAAFFLFYQAEEYIHAYQEIGLTLQSGVYGNTFFMLTGFHGMHVCLGTIFLTVLLFRIAKDHFSPHNHFAFQAGSWYWHFVDVVWLCLFVFVYVL, from the coding sequence ATGAGTAATAAACCTGCGACTTACTATGTTCCTGCTCAGAGCAGTTGGCCAATCATTGGCGCATTTGCTTTGTTCTTAGTCGCCCTCGGTGCTGGTATGACAGTGCAAGGAACGCAAAGTGACGGCGCGGTCGGAACTATTGGTCACATAGTGCTTGCTGTGGGCTTTTTGTTTTTGCTCTATATGCTTGCCGGATGGTTCAGTAATGTGATTACCGAGTCGTTGACGGGGCAATACAGTTCACAAATTACCCGGTCGTTCCGTCAGGGAATGAGTTGGTTCATCTTTTCTGAGGTGATGTTCTTTGGTGCATTTTTTGGTGCACTGTTCTACGCCAGAATGATCGCTGTCCCATGGCTAGGTGGGGCGGATAATAACTTTATGACCAATGAAGTACTCTGGCCGAACTTTGAGGCAACATGGCCGTTAACCACGACGCCTGGTGGTGAAACGACACAAGCCATGCCATGGCAAGGGATTCCACTGACCAATACCATTATTTTATTACTTTCGTCTATCACGCTGCATATGGCACACATCAGCCTGGAGCAGAACAAGCGTACTGCGCTTATCGTCTGGTTAGAAATCACCATAGTACTCGCGGCTTTCTTCTTGTTTTACCAAGCAGAAGAGTACATTCACGCGTATCAGGAAATCGGGCTTACACTTCAGTCCGGGGTGTATGGGAACACCTTCTTTATGCTGACAGGGTTCCATGGTATGCATGTCTGTCTTGGTACGATTTTCTTAACCGTGTTGCTTTTTAGGATTGCTAAAGACCATTTCTCACCTCACAACCATTTTGCTTTTCAGGCGGGTAGCTGGTACTGGCATTTTGTTGATGTGGTATGGCTTTGTCTGTTCGTATTTGTCTATGTACTTTGA
- a CDS encoding DUF2909 family protein, whose protein sequence is MSTVFLFKLMLVLLLLFIIFNLAKALIEMVREDPDNPDSSHKPMSHYLGRRVMFSALVVILLLIALSSGWLDPNPRPY, encoded by the coding sequence ATGTCCACCGTATTCCTGTTCAAATTAATGCTGGTCCTTTTGCTGCTTTTCATCATTTTCAACCTCGCAAAAGCGCTTATCGAAATGGTTCGCGAAGACCCGGATAATCCCGATAGCAGCCATAAACCAATGAGCCACTATTTGGGTCGTCGTGTTATGTTTTCCGCTTTGGTTGTGATCCTTCTTCTTATCGCATTAAGTTCTGGCTGGTTAGATCCCAACCCTCGGCCTTACTAG